One part of the Acetoanaerobium sticklandii genome encodes these proteins:
- a CDS encoding complex I 24 kDa subunit family protein encodes MPASVFTQENFARLDLVIAQHKGEQGALMPVLYEAKKIFGFISIDIQERISKGLDIPLSEIYGVASFYSTFSDKQKGENIIAVCLGTACYVKGSQKIIDKISKKLNIEVGDTTSDGKFSLVPARCVGACSLAPVVTINADVYGKAKLDDIDSILSNY; translated from the coding sequence ATGCCTGCGAGTGTGTTCACACAGGAAAATTTTGCTCGATTAGATTTAGTTATAGCTCAGCATAAAGGTGAGCAAGGAGCGTTAATGCCAGTTTTATATGAAGCTAAAAAAATATTTGGCTTTATAAGTATAGATATTCAAGAGAGAATCTCTAAAGGTCTTGATATTCCACTTTCAGAAATATATGGAGTAGCATCTTTTTATTCTACATTTTCTGATAAGCAAAAGGGTGAGAATATAATTGCAGTTTGCTTAGGAACAGCATGTTATGTCAAAGGCTCTCAAAAAATTATAGACAAGATATCTAAAAAATTAAATATTGAAGTAGGAGATACCACTTCAGATGGAAAATTTTCTTTGGTGCCTGCAAGATGTGTAGGAGCTTGTAGCTTGGCTCCAGTTGTTACTATAAATGCAGATGTATATGGTAAAGCAAAGCTAGATGATATAGATTCTATTTTATCAAACTATTAA
- a CDS encoding DUF2179 domain-containing protein, translating to MATVILNMILIIVLRICDVSLATTRTILLTKGKSNIAALIGFFEVIVYMKVLGDVVSQLDKWWYLLAYATGFSLGNLIGAKLEHRLAFGDAQMRLIIREEYRYIVDELREKGFGVTVFKGEGREGERLMVLITLKRKRVKEVYDYIKEKDINVFVSVNDITSYSGGVMHPRAVNPNNRV from the coding sequence ATGGCAACTGTTATTCTTAACATGATACTAATTATTGTATTAAGGATCTGTGATGTTTCACTTGCAACTACAAGGACAATTCTACTTACTAAAGGAAAATCCAATATAGCAGCATTAATTGGTTTTTTTGAGGTAATAGTATATATGAAGGTTTTGGGGGACGTAGTAAGTCAGCTTGATAAGTGGTGGTATTTACTGGCTTATGCTACTGGTTTTTCACTTGGGAATCTCATTGGCGCAAAGCTAGAACATAGACTTGCTTTTGGAGATGCACAAATGAGATTAATAATAAGAGAAGAGTATAGATATATAGTAGATGAGCTAAGAGAAAAGGGTTTTGGTGTGACAGTTTTTAAAGGAGAAGGTCGAGAAGGTGAAAGACTTATGGTTCTTATAACTCTCAAGAGAAAACGAGTAAAAGAAGTTTATGACTATATAAAAGAAAAAGATATTAATGTTTTTGTTTCCGTAAATGATATAACCTCGTATTCTGGAGGCGTTATGCATCCGAGGGCTGTGAATCCAAACAACAGAGTTTAG
- a CDS encoding lipase family protein — translation MKRKISIVISLILIHNFLFIDIAVASDRPYITIGDREFIVNYEDYTRINNQFEGYNPKLSYPLAQFSAYLASQSYRNPVELREAGLVDSSNKYFGEILKKNNFQDIKLVHNYDNARIYMDTFLKSYGGLWRFIKRGSSGEIDITDPRIQTLAKASTQAIVGYKWIHAKGKKRRVISITFRGTEGLNNIRKLHEDWLISTLSKKIDFNGKGKVHRGYYACALEFEKMESKIYFDNKSLKEIIDNANQTGDLIVLSGHSSGGAIASIYAAMLIDKEKNSFPRDQIQIYSFGAPPFSDKAFSKIYSSSANADKLLNLHRIVERYDIVPYSSRGAKLKSYTKDIFAGAVSENEALRKSKLLKKLFKTESPEFKQIGYSEEYKNGQKIPSDDTDDTSMTTRDKLYFFMEEVNSRKLSHHTMSWYISVLNKEALKHKRGDLGKPEVFYKYKNNKVFIYTLEKSEIYYSFDTSAPSMKRTNKINTSGYVDIKGNILTFFAIDEYGNMSSIKSVGLRNPSLSKRHYEKVEQ, via the coding sequence TTGAAAAGAAAAATAAGTATAGTTATTTCCTTGATACTCATCCACAATTTTTTGTTTATAGATATAGCAGTTGCTAGTGATAGACCATATATTACGATTGGTGACAGAGAATTTATAGTAAATTATGAGGATTACACTAGGATTAATAATCAGTTTGAGGGATACAATCCCAAGCTGAGTTATCCCTTAGCTCAATTCTCTGCATACTTAGCATCACAAAGCTATAGAAACCCTGTTGAATTAAGAGAAGCTGGCTTGGTTGATTCATCGAATAAATATTTTGGTGAGATACTTAAAAAAAATAATTTCCAAGATATCAAGCTAGTACATAATTACGATAATGCAAGAATCTATATGGATACATTTCTAAAAAGCTATGGTGGCCTATGGAGATTTATAAAAAGAGGGAGCAGTGGAGAGATTGATATAACTGACCCTAGGATTCAGACTCTTGCAAAGGCATCAACTCAGGCTATAGTTGGCTACAAGTGGATTCATGCAAAGGGAAAGAAAAGAAGAGTGATTTCTATTACATTTAGAGGGACAGAAGGACTTAATAATATAAGAAAGCTACATGAAGATTGGTTAATTAGTACTTTATCAAAAAAAATAGATTTTAATGGAAAAGGAAAGGTTCATAGAGGCTACTATGCTTGTGCATTGGAGTTTGAGAAAATGGAGTCTAAAATTTATTTTGATAATAAATCTCTGAAAGAAATAATCGATAATGCAAATCAAACAGGAGACTTAATTGTTTTGTCAGGGCATAGCAGTGGAGGAGCGATAGCTTCTATTTATGCTGCTATGCTTATTGATAAAGAAAAAAATAGTTTTCCAAGAGATCAAATTCAAATTTATAGCTTTGGAGCGCCGCCTTTCTCGGACAAAGCCTTTTCAAAAATTTATTCATCCTCAGCAAATGCTGACAAGCTACTTAACTTGCATAGAATAGTTGAAAGATATGACATAGTTCCATATTCATCTAGAGGTGCAAAGCTTAAATCATATACTAAGGATATATTTGCAGGAGCGGTATCTGAAAATGAAGCCTTGAGAAAGTCAAAGCTTTTAAAAAAGCTATTTAAAACTGAAAGCCCTGAATTTAAACAAATAGGCTATTCCGAGGAATATAAAAACGGACAAAAAATACCTTCAGATGATACGGATGACACTAGTATGACTACAAGAGATAAGCTTTATTTTTTCATGGAGGAAGTTAATAGCAGAAAGTTATCCCATCATACTATGTCTTGGTATATATCAGTATTGAATAAGGAAGCTTTAAAGCACAAAAGAGGCGATTTAGGAAAACCAGAAGTTTTTTATAAATATAAAAATAATAAGGTATTTATCTATACATTAGAAAAATCAGAGATATATTACTCATTTGATACAAGCGCACCTTCTATGAAAAGAACCAATAAAATAAATACAAGTGGGTATGTAGATATTAAGGGGAATATATTAACGTTTTTTGCAATTGATGAGTATGGAAATATGAGCTCGATAAAAAGTGTAGGACTTAGAAATCCAAGCTTAAGTAAACGACACTACGAGAAAGTCGAGCAATAA
- a CDS encoding MogA/MoaB family molybdenum cofactor biosynthesis protein has protein sequence MFTAGVLTASDKGAKGERADESGKLIALELEKLGYNVVEKIVVQDEIDEITSALEEMVDRGINLILTTGGTGFSKRDVTPEATKMVIERETPGISEAIRHFSFQITKKAMLSRAVSGIKKDSLIINMPGSPKAVKESMDIIMPSIEHGLEILLGLTGECARK, from the coding sequence ATGTTTACAGCAGGAGTTTTGACTGCAAGTGACAAAGGGGCAAAAGGTGAAAGAGCAGATGAAAGTGGTAAGCTAATTGCTTTAGAGCTTGAGAAACTTGGTTACAACGTTGTTGAAAAAATAGTAGTACAGGATGAAATCGATGAAATAACGAGTGCTCTAGAAGAAATGGTTGATAGAGGAATAAATCTTATACTTACTACTGGAGGAACTGGTTTTTCCAAAAGAGATGTTACTCCAGAAGCGACAAAAATGGTCATAGAAAGAGAAACACCTGGTATCTCAGAAGCAATAAGACATTTTAGCTTTCAAATTACAAAAAAAGCAATGTTGTCAAGAGCAGTTTCTGGAATAAAAAAAGACAGCCTTATCATCAATATGCCGGGTAGTCCTAAGGCTGTGAAAGAAAGCATGGATATAATAATGCCTAGCATAGAGCATGGACTAGAAATATTACTTGGACTCACTGGAGAATGCGCTAGAAAATAG
- a CDS encoding energy-coupling factor ABC transporter permease: MKKIKIISFSVAYLILLTPIYASAMHIMEGFLPPLWAAIWSVISLPFIVGGFSKIKKITDESPNMKLLLGLVGAFVFVLSALKLPSVTGSTSHPTGVGLGTIIFGPLPMAVIGLIVLIFQALLLAHGGITTLGANVFSMAIVGPFAGYFIFKAIKDKNRSLAVFLAAMLADLITYIVTSLQLALAHPDAVNGIVGSFTKFMGIFAITQIPLAIGEGILTLIVYNLLVEYQKEGGFNLEKTH; this comes from the coding sequence ATGAAAAAGATTAAAATTATAAGTTTCTCAGTTGCATATTTAATTCTTCTTACACCTATTTATGCGAGTGCAATGCATATTATGGAAGGGTTTCTTCCTCCACTTTGGGCGGCTATATGGTCAGTAATAAGCTTACCTTTTATAGTAGGAGGATTCTCTAAAATAAAAAAAATAACAGATGAATCTCCAAATATGAAGCTTCTTCTTGGACTTGTAGGAGCGTTTGTATTTGTACTTTCAGCTTTAAAGCTTCCATCAGTTACAGGAAGTACATCTCACCCTACTGGAGTAGGTCTTGGAACGATAATATTCGGACCTCTTCCTATGGCAGTAATAGGACTTATTGTATTAATATTTCAAGCATTACTATTGGCTCATGGGGGAATAACTACCTTAGGAGCAAATGTTTTTTCGATGGCTATAGTTGGACCTTTTGCAGGTTATTTTATTTTCAAAGCTATAAAAGACAAAAATAGAAGCCTTGCAGTATTTTTGGCAGCCATGTTAGCAGATTTGATTACCTATATAGTAACTTCACTACAGCTTGCATTGGCTCATCCTGATGCAGTTAACGGAATTGTAGGCTCATTCACAAAATTTATGGGTATATTTGCAATAACTCAGATTCCACTGGCTATAGGAGAAGGGATATTAACTCTTATCGTCTATAACCTACTAGTTGAATATCAAAAAGAAGGAGGTTTTAATCTTGAAAAAACACATTAA
- a CDS encoding thermonuclease family protein, protein MESLLSIIAIALFVYSMVNFFKLIKNRDKSYFKKALALFISSFIVVMLIPIAPVKSEEHQIPLNATEENKNSNEIVAEQTSNQEASKTEKTGAKLYTVTRTIDGDTIEVLIDGNTEKIRLIGIDTPESVHPDQSKNVPEGKMASEFTKSKLEGKQIALELDVEERDRYGRLLAYVWIDNVMFNKTLLSEGLAQVSTYPPNVKYTNDFLALEKQARENSVGLWSQQVATTAPVFSEPKPQASTVNNEMTFIGNRNTKKFHYPTCSSVNQMNESNKVSLSSREEAINGGFIPCKRCNP, encoded by the coding sequence ATGGAATCTTTGTTAAGCATTATTGCTATAGCTTTATTTGTTTATTCTATGGTTAACTTTTTCAAACTCATAAAAAACAGAGATAAATCTTATTTTAAAAAAGCATTAGCTCTTTTTATATCTTCATTTATTGTAGTTATGCTTATTCCAATTGCTCCTGTCAAAAGCGAAGAGCATCAGATACCTTTAAATGCAACGGAAGAAAATAAAAATAGTAACGAAATAGTAGCCGAACAAACTTCAAATCAAGAAGCATCTAAAACTGAAAAAACAGGTGCTAAGCTTTATACTGTAACACGAACTATTGATGGAGATACTATAGAAGTTCTAATTGATGGTAATACAGAGAAGATAAGATTAATTGGAATTGATACACCTGAATCAGTTCATCCTGACCAATCTAAAAATGTACCTGAAGGAAAAATGGCTTCAGAATTTACTAAAAGTAAGCTTGAAGGTAAACAAATTGCTCTTGAGCTAGATGTTGAAGAAAGAGACCGATATGGACGACTTTTAGCTTATGTGTGGATTGATAATGTAATGTTCAATAAAACATTACTTAGCGAAGGGTTAGCCCAAGTTTCAACATACCCTCCTAATGTTAAGTACACGAATGATTTTCTAGCTTTAGAAAAACAAGCTAGAGAAAATTCTGTAGGTTTATGGAGTCAGCAAGTTGCCACTACTGCTCCAGTTTTTTCAGAACCAAAGCCTCAAGCTTCAACTGTTAATAATGAAATGACATTTATAGGAAATAGAAATACTAAAAAGTTTCATTATCCTACTTGCAGCAGTGTAAATCAAATGAACGAATCAAATAAAGTTTCATTAAGCTCAAGAGAAGAAGCTATCAATGGGGGCTTTATTCCATGTAAAAGATGTAATCCATAA
- a CDS encoding phospho-sugar mutase, with protein sequence MDNNIMNSYLEWLNDDFIDQTTKDELKSIENKPEEIEDRFYQELEFGTAGLRGKIGAGTNRMNIYVISRATHALAQVIKKHGPEYVEKGIAIAYDCRLFSPEFAMQSALVMAANGIKAYLFESLRPTPELSYTIRYYGCSSGINITASHNPKDYNGYKVYWEEGSQIKSDIANLVLEEISKIKSFADIPVISEEEARQKGLLIDIGKEVDDSYINEVMNVSLRDEEIDKSIKIVYTPLNGAGNIPVRRVLKEKGFDKVYVVKEQENPDGTFPTIEYPNPEDLKAFEYAERLAKDVDADLLIATDPDCDRLAVQVKHNNKIVPLNGNQTGVILINYILSAMTEKGLLPRNPVIVKSIVTGDMGTAIAKDYNVEMINVLTGFKNICALPNEYDKTKEKNFIFGYEESIGYVIGTFVRDKDAVSASLMLAEAAAYYKEQGKTLVDVLNELFEKYGYYQEKTISLVLEGVEGQKRIKRMMEEYRDLYPTAIGSSNLTEMVDYEKQLSKNLLTDESLTIDIEKTDAVKFIFDDGCWYALRPSGTEPKIKLYLYSKAPSLEEASNKLIEFETLILEKLHSIK encoded by the coding sequence ATGGATAACAATATTATGAATAGCTATTTAGAATGGTTGAATGATGATTTTATAGATCAAACTACTAAAGATGAGTTAAAATCTATTGAAAATAAACCTGAAGAAATCGAAGATAGATTTTATCAAGAGCTTGAATTTGGAACAGCAGGACTAAGAGGAAAAATAGGCGCTGGTACTAACAGAATGAACATTTATGTTATATCCAGAGCTACTCACGCTTTAGCTCAGGTTATAAAAAAACATGGGCCTGAATATGTAGAAAAAGGCATAGCTATAGCTTATGATTGCAGACTTTTTTCTCCTGAATTTGCTATGCAAAGTGCACTTGTAATGGCTGCCAATGGAATAAAAGCCTATCTTTTTGAATCACTAAGACCTACCCCAGAGCTATCTTATACCATAAGATACTATGGTTGTAGCTCTGGAATAAATATAACAGCAAGCCATAATCCTAAAGACTACAACGGTTATAAAGTTTACTGGGAAGAAGGTTCACAAATCAAATCAGACATAGCAAATTTAGTTTTGGAAGAGATTTCAAAAATCAAATCCTTTGCTGACATTCCCGTTATATCAGAGGAAGAAGCAAGACAAAAAGGCTTACTGATAGATATAGGAAAGGAAGTAGACGATAGCTATATCAACGAAGTTATGAACGTTTCTCTACGCGACGAGGAAATTGATAAATCAATCAAAATAGTATATACACCTCTAAATGGAGCTGGAAATATTCCTGTAAGACGAGTGCTAAAAGAAAAGGGTTTTGATAAAGTTTATGTTGTAAAAGAGCAGGAAAATCCTGATGGAACATTCCCAACAATTGAATATCCTAACCCTGAGGATTTAAAAGCCTTTGAATATGCTGAAAGATTAGCAAAAGATGTAGATGCAGATTTACTAATCGCAACTGATCCTGATTGTGATAGATTGGCAGTTCAAGTAAAGCATAACAATAAAATTGTTCCTCTTAATGGAAATCAAACCGGCGTAATTTTAATTAACTATATACTTTCAGCCATGACAGAGAAAGGACTGCTTCCTAGAAATCCTGTTATAGTTAAATCCATTGTTACTGGAGATATGGGAACTGCTATAGCAAAAGACTATAACGTGGAAATGATTAACGTTCTAACTGGCTTTAAGAATATTTGCGCTCTTCCAAATGAATATGATAAGACAAAGGAAAAGAATTTTATTTTTGGTTATGAGGAAAGTATAGGATACGTTATAGGAACCTTTGTAAGAGATAAAGACGCTGTTTCTGCTTCATTGATGCTAGCTGAAGCTGCTGCCTATTACAAAGAGCAGGGCAAAACCCTTGTTGATGTCCTAAATGAGCTTTTTGAAAAATATGGATATTATCAAGAAAAAACAATTTCATTGGTTTTAGAAGGTGTAGAAGGTCAAAAACGAATCAAACGTATGATGGAAGAATATAGGGATTTATATCCTACAGCTATTGGTTCTTCTAATCTAACTGAAATGGTGGATTACGAAAAGCAGCTTTCTAAAAACTTACTAACAGACGAATCCCTAACAATAGATATAGAAAAAACTGATGCAGTGAAATTTATATTTGATGATGGCTGCTGGTACGCTCTTAGACCATCTGGAACTGAGCCAAAAATTAAGCTTTATCTTTATTCAAAAGCACCTTCATTAGAAGAGGCATCAAATAAATTAATTGAATTTGAAACCCTAATACTAGAAAAGCTTCACAGCATAAAATAA
- a CDS encoding TIGR01212 family radical SAM protein (This family includes YhcC from E. coli K-12, an uncharacterized radical SAM protein.) codes for MWLDKRYHSLDYELKKVFGTKVIKLSVDGGFTCPTRDGFKGYGGCIFCSSRGSGEFSGDRALPIKSQLKNQISLLKEKWPEAKYIVYFQNFSNTYADIKTLKEKYDEALEFDNVVGLAIATRGDCLDEDVIKLLKTYNEKTFLWVEIGLQSIHKHSEEFIRRGYGLEAFDRAISALNQNNIRTVTHLILNLPNETKKHYIETLNYLVEKQIWGIKLHMLHILKNTDLESYYKIHPFDIMDADAYISLICDLISIIPEEIVIHRLTGDGSKEDLIAPLWSANKRYILNGINKELAKRNLTQGCNL; via the coding sequence ATGTGGCTTGATAAAAGATATCACAGTTTAGATTATGAATTAAAAAAAGTATTCGGGACAAAGGTAATAAAATTGTCAGTAGATGGTGGCTTTACTTGTCCTACTAGAGATGGCTTCAAAGGCTATGGCGGGTGTATATTTTGCAGTTCTAGAGGCTCTGGAGAATTTTCTGGTGATAGGGCTCTACCTATAAAAAGTCAGCTTAAAAACCAAATATCTCTACTAAAAGAAAAATGGCCTGAGGCAAAATATATAGTTTATTTTCAAAATTTCTCAAATACATATGCCGATATTAAAACTCTAAAAGAAAAGTACGATGAAGCTCTAGAGTTTGATAATGTTGTTGGACTAGCAATAGCTACAAGAGGTGATTGCCTTGATGAAGATGTCATTAAGCTTTTAAAAACTTATAACGAAAAAACCTTTCTCTGGGTTGAAATAGGTCTTCAAAGCATTCATAAGCATTCTGAGGAATTTATTCGAAGAGGTTATGGTTTAGAGGCTTTTGACAGAGCAATTTCTGCTTTAAACCAAAATAATATAAGGACTGTAACTCATCTTATACTTAATTTACCAAATGAGACAAAAAAGCACTATATCGAAACTTTAAATTATTTGGTTGAAAAACAAATATGGGGTATAAAATTACATATGCTTCATATCCTAAAAAACACAGATTTAGAAAGCTATTATAAAATTCATCCTTTTGATATCATGGATGCAGATGCTTATATCAGTTTAATCTGTGATTTAATCTCTATTATACCTGAAGAAATCGTCATACATAGGCTCACTGGAGATGGCTCAAAAGAAGATTTAATAGCACCTTTATGGAGCGCAAACAAAAGATATATATTAAACGGGATTAACAAAGAACTTGCAAAAAGAAATTTAACTCAAGGGTGTAATTTATAA
- a CDS encoding energy-coupling factor ABC transporter substrate-binding protein — MKKHINQFLLFILVIIMFTLPLIFLKDAPFEGADGMAEEAITEINPEYEPWFSSPIEPASGEIESLLFSLQAGIGAGFIGYFFGYMRGRRKSDKS; from the coding sequence TTGAAAAAACACATTAATCAATTTCTTCTTTTTATACTAGTTATTATCATGTTTACACTTCCTCTTATATTTTTAAAGGATGCTCCATTTGAGGGAGCAGATGGAATGGCAGAAGAAGCAATAACTGAAATCAATCCTGAATACGAGCCTTGGTTTAGCTCGCCGATTGAACCAGCGAGTGGAGAAATAGAAAGCTTGCTATTTTCTTTGCAGGCAGGGATTGGAGCAGGATTCATTGGATATTTCTTTGGATATATGAGAGGTAGACGAAAATCTGACAAGTCATAG
- a CDS encoding DEAD/DEAH box helicase: protein MKLYSSNIISDVEALRVKDSEREFYKHLKNKLSGIGITKITPFENFYADLYYEENGHVLFIKFMDTQEETFSILEEELIEIMKEEHDYFISKINGLYKNLYVNYIYIMPYVDLSSYKDDFAKAHIVDSNIFSLLKEDSIELKKYYSKKNDDIQSNLLRYSIAREYHVIKKEDDKRILNKEFKKIIFNYKDHEYQATFLTDKQITRVNSIRYGNALFIGPAGSGKTTTLIARLIKLSRIYDKDRFLFLTFNKQLMQDIRSTLDMMGLKLNNVEIINFHSYILNLSKNYGLKVDKNNPKSFDEQFETIFTKTSQIYKSQHIYKGIIIDEAENFKEDYIHFLKNLLYRTKHFFMISSDKAKDIRGFMNNFTGGWENLEYAEIAEFNKNYRCTKNLSDFTNNFIDNVTKYIDEKNLILPEDYYIKSTSLRHKGQTANIIKCDTVEDKLKHITELISKLTDKRIKYSDICIIYPFNKRRTKNKSVIYFQYLLKMALEEAGIAFMIANEDFTNLTYKSGITISNIFSINNLEYKVVILCELEMLYAHSLANEYSYTDALSFIKNINMVYTAITRVTEELYIFTLMEDSDSTILSLLKKP from the coding sequence ATGAAACTTTATTCGAGTAATATAATATCCGACGTTGAAGCATTAAGAGTAAAAGACAGTGAGAGAGAGTTCTATAAACATCTTAAAAATAAGCTTTCAGGGATTGGCATAACAAAAATAACGCCATTTGAGAACTTCTATGCAGACTTATATTATGAAGAAAATGGACATGTTTTATTTATAAAATTTATGGACACACAAGAAGAGACATTTTCAATACTTGAAGAAGAGCTCATTGAGATTATGAAGGAAGAGCACGATTACTTCATAAGCAAAATAAATGGGTTATACAAAAATTTATATGTGAATTATATATATATAATGCCATATGTAGACTTATCCTCTTATAAAGACGATTTTGCAAAAGCGCATATAGTAGATTCAAATATATTTTCTTTGCTAAAAGAAGATAGTATTGAGCTGAAAAAATATTATTCTAAGAAGAATGATGATATTCAATCGAATTTACTTAGGTATAGTATTGCGAGAGAATACCATGTGATAAAAAAAGAGGATGATAAAAGAATTTTAAATAAAGAATTTAAAAAGATTATTTTTAATTATAAGGACCATGAATATCAAGCAACTTTCTTGACTGATAAGCAAATCACTAGAGTGAATTCAATTAGATATGGAAATGCTCTTTTTATAGGGCCTGCCGGTTCAGGTAAAACAACTACACTTATAGCAAGGCTGATTAAATTATCTAGGATATATGATAAAGATAGATTTCTGTTTTTGACTTTCAATAAACAGCTGATGCAAGACATTAGATCGACCTTAGATATGATGGGATTAAAGCTAAACAATGTTGAAATAATAAATTTCCATAGCTACATTCTAAATTTATCTAAAAACTATGGTCTGAAGGTAGACAAAAATAATCCAAAATCTTTTGATGAACAATTTGAAACCATATTTACAAAAACAAGCCAAATTTATAAAAGCCAGCATATCTATAAAGGAATTATTATTGATGAGGCTGAAAATTTCAAGGAAGATTATATCCATTTTCTTAAAAATTTACTTTATAGAACTAAGCATTTTTTTATGATTTCCTCTGATAAAGCAAAGGATATAAGAGGATTTATGAATAACTTTACTGGTGGCTGGGAGAACTTGGAGTATGCAGAAATAGCAGAATTTAATAAAAATTATAGATGCACGAAAAATCTCTCGGATTTTACGAACAACTTTATAGATAATGTAACTAAATATATAGATGAAAAGAATTTGATTTTGCCTGAAGACTACTATATCAAGAGCACATCCCTAAGGCATAAAGGACAAACAGCTAATATAATTAAATGTGATACAGTAGAGGATAAGCTTAAGCATATAACTGAGCTTATATCAAAGCTCACAGATAAGCGCATAAAATACAGCGATATCTGTATTATCTATCCATTTAACAAAAGAAGGACAAAAAATAAATCTGTTATATACTTTCAGTATCTTTTAAAGATGGCTTTAGAAGAGGCTGGAATTGCTTTTATGATAGCAAATGAGGACTTTACTAACCTGACCTATAAATCAGGTATAACAATATCAAACATATTTTCTATAAATAATTTAGAATATAAGGTTGTAATTCTTTGCGAATTGGAAATGCTTTACGCTCACAGCTTAGCTAATGAGTATTCATATACGGATGCTTTGTCATTTATAAAAAATATAAATATGGTATATACTGCCATAACTAGGGTAACAGAGGAACTCTATATTTTCACTTTAATGGAGGACTCAGACAGCACTATATTATCATTGTTAAAAAAACCATAA
- a CDS encoding metal ABC transporter substrate-binding protein — MTKKTGLISLLLIMMVVLSACSSSVSSSDTNSTDDTEDSKLTVYASFYPIYDFTNKIAEDFIDLKLIVPAGAEPHSFELSAKTLAELENADLILLNGLDFEPWADSLPESLSSKIISLGEEVNPLPYVEHSHGEEEDEDSHSEYDPHIWLDPLRASQMSEIIYENLSKLDSTNKAVYETNLKNLKDEFITLDSEYKQLEAIQNKKEIVVSHNAFSYLGERYGLEFHSLSGISPENEPSLKVLSEITDLVNKEGIRVLFFEELANDKIINTIADETGVESDILYTIEGMTDDEINAGEDYFSKMRLNLSKLKLAVE; from the coding sequence ATGACAAAAAAAACTGGTTTAATTTCATTGCTTCTCATTATGATGGTTGTATTATCTGCATGCAGTAGTTCTGTATCAAGCTCAGATACGAATTCTACTGATGATACCGAGGATTCAAAGTTAACTGTATATGCTTCATTTTACCCAATTTATGATTTCACAAATAAAATTGCAGAAGATTTTATAGATTTAAAGCTTATTGTACCTGCTGGAGCAGAGCCTCATAGTTTTGAGCTAAGCGCTAAAACTTTGGCTGAGTTAGAAAATGCTGATTTGATACTTCTAAATGGTCTGGATTTTGAACCATGGGCTGATTCTTTGCCAGAATCTCTAAGCTCCAAGATAATCAGTCTTGGGGAAGAGGTAAATCCACTTCCATATGTAGAGCACTCACATGGTGAAGAAGAAGATGAGGATTCCCACTCAGAATATGACCCACACATTTGGCTTGACCCTCTTAGAGCTTCGCAAATGAGTGAAATAATTTATGAAAATTTATCAAAGCTAGATTCTACAAATAAAGCTGTTTATGAAACTAATTTAAAAAATCTAAAGGATGAGTTTATAACTCTCGATTCAGAGTATAAGCAACTAGAAGCTATTCAAAATAAAAAGGAAATCGTGGTATCTCACAACGCTTTTTCTTATCTAGGCGAGCGTTATGGATTAGAATTTCACAGTTTGTCTGGAATATCGCCTGAAAACGAGCCTAGCTTAAAAGTTCTGTCTGAAATAACTGATTTAGTAAATAAGGAAGGTATAAGAGTTTTATTTTTCGAAGAGCTAGCAAATGATAAAATCATAAATACTATTGCCGATGAAACTGGTGTAGAATCAGACATTCTATATACCATAGAGGGCATGACTGACGATGAAATAAATGCTGGAGAAGATTATTTCTCAAAAATGAGATTAAATTTAAGTAAGCTAAAGCTTGCTGTCGAGTAA